The genomic DNA GATAATCGCTCCAAAAGACGCTCTTTCTCTGTTTGTAACGATTCAATTTGCTGTTGCAACACCAGTAAAGAGTTTTCATCTTTATAATTTTGCAAGAAATCAATAACATCATTTAATGTAATTGACGTAGGCTCCAATACCTTCGTCTCTTTCACTTCATAATTTTCTACTTTACGCAGTTGCTTCGCTTCTTCAATACGTTCTTTGTATTGCTTTCTAACATAAGAATTCCACCTAAAGCCACATGCTGCTGGTGTACGAGATAAATGTCTTCCCACTTCTTTAAAGGCAGATAATTGCGTTCCGCCTTCTTGAATATGCCGGAGTACTACTTCTGCCAGAAGCAAATCTTCATCATCAGTCCAAGCATCTTGTCTTGTTGTCGCCATCTCTCTAGTCCTCCCTATGCATTTTTTATTAAGCATATGCAGTTACTAGAAAAGATAGAATACAACAAATAAAGAATAAGACAAAAAAAAAATAAACGTAGAAGATATCTTCTACGTTTATTTTCCCGCAATTACTTGCTGATTACTTCTTTACCTTTGTAAGTACCGCATGCTTTACATACACGGTGAGCTAATTTCGCTTCACCACAGCTTGGGCACTCTACCATACCAGGTACTGATAATTTGAAATGCGTACGACGCTTTCTTTTTACTGTTTTAGAAGTTCTTCTAAAAGGTACAGCCATTCTTCCCACCTCCTTAAAAGAAATAGTTATTTTCATATGAAGGCCTGAACCAGTCTTCCGATTATTTGTCAAAAAACTTCGCAAGTCCTGCCAATCTTGGATCAACAGTCTTTTCTTTGTTTTCTTCCGAAATCACTTGCCAGTCTTGACCTTGCATCGGTGCTCCACCAGAAACATCATCACTGAAAATTTGCATTGGAATCTCCAAAAGTATATTTTCCTTGATTACGGGCAGTAAGTCAAGTACTTCTCCTTCTAAACAATGAATTTCAGCTTCAGTTTCAAATTCTTCTTGTGAAGTTTGGAACACCTCAGTTGTTTTAATGTCAAATGGTAATGTCACATCTACTAAAGAGCGAGAACATGGTAAAACCATGCTTCCAGTTATATGTAGATGGAACGTAAACTTGCCGGAGCCAAAATCAACTCTTCCTGTTACATGAACAGGATTAATTTCACGAATATCTTTCTCGACCTCTTTTAGCTCACTTACATCTACCATCTCATCCAGTGTCAATCCTTTATTTCTCAATTTATTCAATTGATGGATGGACCATTTCATATCATATCACCTCAAGGCAACAAACAAAATTATAGCTAGCCATTTTATATTTGTCAATGTTTTTTCTTTACACTATAATGAAGTCATCATAGTAAATAATATATAGAGTATCACGTTTTCCAAAAAGATGCTACATCGAAAGGAGAGATTCCCATAAAAGCCAGTGGTATTGTTGTTGAATATAACCCTTTTCATAACGGTCATGATTATCATGTGCAACAAACAAAAAAGTTAACACAATCTGATATTACAATCGCTGTTATGAGTGGCCCTTTTTTGCAGCGTGGTGAGCCGGCACTCATATCCAAATGGTATCGCACCAAAATGGCCTTAGCATGCGGTGTAGACCTTGTTGTAGAGCTTCCATATGCCTTTTCAACACAAAAGGCTGAAACCTTTGCAAATGGTGCTATTTCTATTTTAAACGCCCTGCACGTTTCTGAAATTTGTTTCGGTAGTGAAGATGGACAAATCGAAAATTTTTATAACACCATCTCTGTGCAACAAACTGAAGAAGAGACTTTTAATCGTCTTGTAAAGCAATTTATGAACGCAGGTAATAGTTACGCAAAGGCTACTTCTGAAGCTTTTCTACACATTTTACCTTCTGAAAAAAACATAGATATGTCACAACCGAATAATATTTTAGGCTTCCAATACATGAAAGCAATTCTGATGCAAAATAGTTCTATGCAGGCACAAACGATAAAAAGATTCGCATCTCATTATCATGATGAAACATTTAACGACCAACATATTGCAAGTGCAACAAGTATTCGCAAACAACTTTTTAGCAAAAATAGTTCCTTTACAGAAATTGAGCCTTTTATCCCAAAAGCGACTGCTTCTCTTTTAGCAAGTTACAAACAAAACTACGGTATATTACATAATTGGGAACAATACTTTTCATTTTTTAAATACAAACTCATGACGATGTCTCCAGGGGATTTACGACATATATATGAAATAGAGGAAGGTTTAGAGCATCGTATTTTATCAAAAATACAAACCAGCTCCTCCTTCCATTCATTCATGGAAGCATTAAAAACGAAACGTTATACGTGGACTAGATTACAAAGAGCTTGTACACACATTTTAACAAATACAACAAAAGAAGAAATACATAGCGCAAATACAGAACAGCA from Bacillus basilensis includes the following:
- a CDS encoding RsfA family transcriptional regulator, producing MATTRQDAWTDDEDLLLAEVVLRHIQEGGTQLSAFKEVGRHLSRTPAACGFRWNSYVRKQYKERIEEAKQLRKVENYEVKETKVLEPTSITLNDVIDFLQNYKDENSLLVLQQQIESLQTEKERLLERLSVYEEEYRTLLDYIDQKRSVIVAERNSVRSNGKLEKLKK
- the rpmF gene encoding 50S ribosomal protein L32, which produces MAVPFRRTSKTVKRKRRTHFKLSVPGMVECPSCGEAKLAHRVCKACGTYKGKEVISK
- a CDS encoding DUF177 domain-containing protein, which produces MKWSIHQLNKLRNKGLTLDEMVDVSELKEVEKDIREINPVHVTGRVDFGSGKFTFHLHITGSMVLPCSRSLVDVTLPFDIKTTEVFQTSQEEFETEAEIHCLEGEVLDLLPVIKENILLEIPMQIFSDDVSGGAPMQGQDWQVISEENKEKTVDPRLAGLAKFFDK
- a CDS encoding nucleotidyltransferase, which codes for MKASGIVVEYNPFHNGHDYHVQQTKKLTQSDITIAVMSGPFLQRGEPALISKWYRTKMALACGVDLVVELPYAFSTQKAETFANGAISILNALHVSEICFGSEDGQIENFYNTISVQQTEEETFNRLVKQFMNAGNSYAKATSEAFLHILPSEKNIDMSQPNNILGFQYMKAILMQNSSMQAQTIKRFASHYHDETFNDQHIASATSIRKQLFSKNSSFTEIEPFIPKATASLLASYKQNYGILHNWEQYFSFFKYKLMTMSPGDLRHIYEIEEGLEHRILSKIQTSSSFHSFMEALKTKRYTWTRLQRACTHILTNTTKEEIHSANTEQHAPYIRLLGMSQKGQTYLSKNKKKIGLPILTHTKTFDHPTLHIERKANSVYFSIMQEPLRTQLLKQDATHHPIRYDETTAKFL